One Trichosurus vulpecula isolate mTriVul1 chromosome 7, mTriVul1.pri, whole genome shotgun sequence genomic region harbors:
- the LOC118856869 gene encoding C-C motif chemokine 4-like isoform X1: MKVSVAALSILMVMAFSSLASSAPIGSDSPTSCCFSYVSQQIPRKFVTDYYETSSLCSQPAVVFQTKRGRLVCANPSDAWVQSYVEDLELN, encoded by the exons ATGAAGGTCTCCGTGGCTGCCCTCTCCATCCTCATGGTCATGGCCTTCAGCTCTCTGGCATCCTCTGCACCAA TAGGTTCTGACTCTCCCACCTCCTGCTGCTTCTCCTATGTCAGCCAACAGATCCCCAGAAAATTTGTGACAGACTATTATGAGACCAGCAGCCTGTGTTCCCAGCCAGCTGTGGT GTTCCAGACCAAAAGAGGCCGGCTGGTGTGTGCCAACCCCAGTGATGCTTGGGTTCAGAGCTATGTGGAAGACCTGGAGCTGAACTGA
- the LOC118856869 gene encoding C-C motif chemokine 4-like isoform X2, translated as MKVSVAALSILMVMAFSSLASSAPIGSDSPTSCCFSYVSQQIPRKFVTDYYETSSLCSQPAVVGRLVCANPSDAWVQSYVEDLELN; from the exons ATGAAGGTCTCCGTGGCTGCCCTCTCCATCCTCATGGTCATGGCCTTCAGCTCTCTGGCATCCTCTGCACCAA TAGGTTCTGACTCTCCCACCTCCTGCTGCTTCTCCTATGTCAGCCAACAGATCCCCAGAAAATTTGTGACAGACTATTATGAGACCAGCAGCCTGTGTTCCCAGCCAGCTGTGGT AGGCCGGCTGGTGTGTGCCAACCCCAGTGATGCTTGGGTTCAGAGCTATGTGGAAGACCTGGAGCTGAACTGA
- the LOC118856868 gene encoding C-C motif chemokine 4-like codes for MKVSVAGLSILMVMAFSSLISSAPMGSDPPTSCCFSYVNQQIHRKFVTDYYETSSLCSQPAVVFQTKRGRQVCANPSDAWVQSYVEDLELN; via the exons ATGAAGGTCTCTGTGGCTGGCCTCTCTATCCTCATGGTCATGGCATTCAGCTCTCTGATATCCTCTGCACCAA tGGGCTCTGACCCTCCCACCTCCTGCTGCTTCTCCTATGTCAACCAACAGATCCACAGAAAATTTGTGACAGACTATTATGAGACCAGCAGCCTGTGTTCCCAGCCAGCTGTGGT GTTCCAGACCAAAAGAGGCCGGCAGGTGTGTGCCAACCCCAGTGATGCCTGGGTTCAGAGCTATGTGGAAGACCTGGAGCTGAACTGA
- the LOC118857486 gene encoding C-C motif chemokine 4-like — MRITPVGSDPPTSCCFSYVSQQFPRKSVTDYYETSSLCSQPAVVFQTKRGRQVCANPSDAWVQSYVEDLELN, encoded by the exons ATGAGAATCACACCTG TGGGCTCTGATCCTCCCACCTCCTGCTGCTTCTCCTATGTCAGCCAACAGTTCCCCAGAAAATCTGTGACAGACTATTATGAGACCAGCAGCCTGTGTTCCCAGCCAGCTGTGGT gtTCCAGACCAAAAGAGGCCGGCAGGTGTGTGCCAACCCCAGTGATGCCTGGGTTCAGAGCTATGTGGAAGACCTGGAGCTGAACTGA